Proteins from a single region of Strix aluco isolate bStrAlu1 chromosome 5, bStrAlu1.hap1, whole genome shotgun sequence:
- the MAPK8IP2 gene encoding C-Jun-amino-terminal kinase-interacting protein 2 isoform X2, with protein MADRAEMFSLSTFHSLSPPGCRPPQDISLEEFDDEDLSEITDDCGIGLNYDSDHYEKDCLVLERGEQPHPVCTFQDDFQEFEMIDDNEEEEEEEEEEEGNELEAPPSPSASPIPSPALEETQKHRPTTLNLMAPGTQDSLNNNGSFPPPAHRTTWQDALLHSSSSSHTGHSSPHACIQDGPCLESPKGPSPGGAGRAPASLQPSPFDSQGNSHESLAHGPAAPPGPRADAGSPPQPPAATDGRRAPPKHEAAGGRERPVPGEGGGLGAGSPGSPAAPRKQPGSPRPQEEPVAGAERHEGQGGRLAGAYVCPAEPLSSDGEGPQPGRAASVRGHPSGSSETTSPSSDPGIEADLTSRTAKPFLPGGRHSEDLSSPGSDSDVEGEIEAAFAGGRLVSNMISSISETELDLSSDSSSGRSSHLTNSIEEASSPTSEAELETELEAPGLLGIKDSLLLDKGKEEEEETLERELPEHGVVRRESLAELKMEGYYDSLNPADSSVPEGQTDVSASSPLDLKIDPDHSLESIRRSFYLPVGPKLMPEADEEDNSEYDSDSESEPDLSEDSDSPWLLSNLVNKMISEGSYPIKCPDECFQQTHSLCDTISPASDLEPEILSEALDGDPGSRDSPGGAGEPAALPRCQRAIELVDMETLRSSLQRAEDERALGAGTEPAPEPPADEPGPFLFLSNPTNDTIAPVFPGCPVTLDRLGPSEVLATFGCRSGPPRASPRASPGTEAAAATGEPRATVVPPAAGPQDWAVDRDLDSGVLEADDMIDDVRLAPQGQGPDAGSPVLDVSTAKTNRGFTMAYSTDEDEAPYLKGSPFPEDPLRGSFGGELPPAPGALEPRPLDESLAYDSVKYTLVVDEHTQLELVSLRRCTSVLSDDSDLLRTCDRCDLEDEAAFGDGLVAPDAHSSSEDSSPEADLQFSKKFLNVFVNSTSRSSSTESFGLFSCMVNGEEREQTHRAVFRFIPRHEDELELDVDDPILVELEEDDYWYRGYNMRTGERGIFPAFYAHEVVGQARDAIGLKRNPCWVERFNVQFLGSVEVPYHQGNGILCAAMQKIATTRKLTVHLRPPASCDLEITLQGIKLILTVAEYSRDEEFERCSHFFQMKNISFCGCHPRNSCYFGFITKHPVLSRFACHVFVSQESMRHVAECVGRAFQEYYQEHLEYACPTEDIYLE; from the exons GCCCCCCCAGGACATCAGCCTGGAGGAGTTCGACGACGAGGACCTGTCGGAGATCACGGACGACTGCGGCATTGGGCTGAACTACGACTCGGACCACTATGAGAAG GACTGCCTGGTGCTGGAGCGCGGCGAGCAGCCGCACCCCGTCTGCACCTTCCAGGATGACTTCCAGGAGTTCGAGATGATCGACGAcaacgaggaggaggaggaggaagaggaggaggaggagggcaacgagctggaaGCTCCACCATCCCCTTCGGCCTCACCTATCCCCTCGCCCGCTCTGGAGGAGACGCAGAAGCACCGACCCACCACCCTCAACCTGATGGCCCCGGGCACCCAG GACTCCCTGAACAACAACGGCAGCTTCCCACCGCCCGCTCACCGCACCACCTGGCAGGATGCCCTTCTccactcctcctcttcctcacacacTG GACACTCGTCTCCCCACGCCTGCATCCAAGACGGACCCTGCCTGGAGAGCCCGAAGGGGCCgagccccgggggggccgggcgggcccCCGCCTCGCTGCAGCCCTCCCCCTTTGACTCGCAAGGCAACAGCCACGAGTCGCTGGCACATG GGCCTGCGGCTCCCCCTGGCCCCCGTGCCGACGCCGGCTCACCGCCCCAGCCCCCCGCGGCCACCGacggccgccgcgcccccccaAAGCACGAAGCGGCTGGTGGCCGAGAGAGGCCGGTGCCTGGCGAAGGGGGCGGCCTGGGGGCCGGGAGCCCGGggtcccccgcagccccccgcaaGCAGCCCGGCTCCCCGCGGCCGCAGGAGGAGCCGGTGGCTGGGGCTGAGCGGCACGAGGGGCAGGGTGGCCGGCTGGCGGGTGCCTACGTGTGCCCCGCGGAGCCGCTCAGCTCCGACGGGGAGGGCCCCCAGCCCGGGCGGGCGGCCAGCGTGCGCGGGCACCCCTCGGGCTCCTCGGAGACCACCTCGCCCTCCTCGGACCCTGGCATCGAGGCCGACCTCACCAGCCGGACAGCCAAGCCCTTCCTGCCCGGCGGCCGGCACAGCGAAGACCTCAGCTCACCCGGCTCCGACTCGGATGTGGAGGGGGAGATCGAGGCGGCCTTCGCCGGCGGGCGCCTGGTCAGCAACATGATCTCCTCCATCTCGGAGACGGAGCTGGACCTGAGCAGCGACAGCAGCAGCGGCCGCTCCTCCCACCTCACCAACTCCATCGAGGAGGCCAGTTCACCCACCTCGGAGGCCGAGCTGGAGACGGAGCTGGAGGCCCCCGGCCTGCTGGGCATCAAGGACTCCCTGCTGCTGGACAAGggcaaggaagaggaggaggagacccTGGAGAGGGAGCTGCCGGAGCACGGTGTGGTGAGGCGGGAGAGCCTGGCGGAGCTGAAGATGGAGGGCTACTACGACAGCCTCAACCCGGCCGACTCCTCCGTGCCCGAGGGCCAGACGGACGTCTCCGCCTCCAGCCCCCTGGACCTGAAGATCGACCCGGACCACAGCCTGGAGAGCATCCGGCGCTCCTTCTACCTGCCCGTGGGGCCCAAGCTGATGCCCGAGGCGGACGAGGAGGACAACAGCGAGTACGACTCCGACTCGGAGTCAGAGCCTGACCTGAGTGAGGACTCGGACTCGCCGTGGCTGCTCAGCAACCTTGTCAACAAGATGATCTCGGAGGGCTCCTACCCCATCAAGTGCCCGGACGAGTGCTTCCAGCAGACCCACTCGCTCTGCGACACCATCTCCCCAGCCTCCGACCTGGAGCCCGAGATCCTGAGTGAGGCGCTGGATGGGGACCCCGGCTCGCGGGACTCCCCAGGGGGTGCAGGGGAGCCGGCCGCCCTGCCCCGCTGCCAGCGCGCCATCGAGCTGGTGGACATGGAGACGCTGCGCAGCTCCCTCCAGCGCGCCGAGGACGAGCGGGCCCTGGGGGCTGGCACGGAGCCGGCGCCGGAGCCGCCCGCCGACGAGCCGGGCCCTTTCCTCTTCCTGAGCAACCCCACCAACGACACCATCGCGCCCGTCTTCCCGGGGTGCCCCGTCACCCTCGACAGGCTGGGTCCCTCCGAGGTCCTGGCCACCTTCGGCTGCCGCTCCGGGCCGCCCCGCGCCTCCCCACGCGCCTCCCCCGGCACCGAGGCCGCCGCTGCCACCGGGGAGCCCCGTGCCACCGTGGTGCCGCCGGCCGCCGGCCCGCAGGACTGGGCTGTCGACAGGGATCTGGACTCGGGCGTCCTGGAGGCTGACGACATGATCGATGACGTCCGGTTAGCGCCCCAGGGGCAGGGCCCCGACGCCGGCTCGCCCGTCCTGGACGTCTCCACCGCCAAGACCAACCGCGGCTTCACCATGGCCTACTCCACGGACGAGGACGAGGCGCCTTACCTGAAGGGTTCCCCCTTCCCCGAGGACCCGCTGCGGGGAAGCTTTGGGGGGGAgctgccgcccgcccccgggGCGCTGGAGCCGCGGCCGCTGGACGAGTCCCTGGCCTATGACTCGGTGAAGTACACGCTGGTGGTGGACGAGCACACGCAGCTGGAGCTGGTGAGCCTGCGGCGCTGCACCTCGGTGCTGAGCGATGACAGCGACCTGCTCCGCACCTGCGACCGCTGCGACCTGGAGGACGAGGCGGCTTTCGGGGACGGGCTGGTGGCCCCCGACGCCCACAGCTCCTCCGAGGACTCGTCCCCCGAGGCTGACCTGCAGTTCTCCAAGAAGTTCCTCAACGTCTTTGTCAATAGCACCTCCCGCTCCTCCA gcaCAGAGTCCTTCGGGCTGTTCTCCTGCATGGTGAACGgggaggagcgggagcaaacCCACCGGGCCGTCTTCAG gTTCATCCCCCGGCACGAGGACGAGCTGGAGCTGGACGTGGACGACCCCATCctggtggagctggaggaggatgaCTACTGGTACCGGGGCTACAACATGCGAACGGGGGAGAGGGGCATCTTCCCCGCCTTCTACGCCCACGAGGTCGTCGGCCAAGCCAGGGACGCCATCG GCCTGAAGCGGAACCCGTGCTGGGTGGAGCGGTTCAACGTGCAGTTCCTGGGCTCGGTGGAGGTGCCGTACCACCAAGGCAACGGCATCCTCTGCGCCGCCATGCAGAAG attGCCACCACCAGGAAGCTGACGGTGCATCTGCGCCCGCCGGCCAGCTGCGACCTGGAGATCACGCTGCAGGGCATCAAGCTCATCCTGACCGTCGCCGAGTACAGCCGGGATGAGGAG TTCGAGCGCTGCAGCCACTTCTTCCAGATGAAGAACATCTCCTTCTGCGGGTGCCACCCCCGGAACAGctg CTACTTTGGGTTCATCACCAAGCACCCGGTGCTGAGCCGCTTCGCCTGCCACGTCTTCGTCTCCCAGGAATCCATGCGGCACGTCGCCGAGTGCGTCGG ACGAGCGTTTCAGGAATATTACCAGGAGCACCTGGAGTACGCCTGCCCCACAGAGGACATTTACCTGGAGTAG
- the MAPK8IP2 gene encoding C-Jun-amino-terminal kinase-interacting protein 2 isoform X1 — protein sequence MADRAEMFSLSTFHSLSPPGCRPPQDISLEEFDDEDLSEITDDCGIGLNYDSDHYEKDCLVLERGEQPHPVCTFQDDFQEFEMIDDNEEEEEEEEEEEGNELEAPPSPSASPIPSPALEETQKHRPTTLNLMAPGTQDSLNNNGSFPPPAHRTTWQDALLHSSSSSHTGHSSPHACIQDGPCLESPKGPSPGGAGRAPASLQPSPFDSQGNSHESLAHGNPSSPRAGEDYNMNIISSALRAPHSPSRLRQPPPKPSLSPTGPAAPPGPRADAGSPPQPPAATDGRRAPPKHEAAGGRERPVPGEGGGLGAGSPGSPAAPRKQPGSPRPQEEPVAGAERHEGQGGRLAGAYVCPAEPLSSDGEGPQPGRAASVRGHPSGSSETTSPSSDPGIEADLTSRTAKPFLPGGRHSEDLSSPGSDSDVEGEIEAAFAGGRLVSNMISSISETELDLSSDSSSGRSSHLTNSIEEASSPTSEAELETELEAPGLLGIKDSLLLDKGKEEEEETLERELPEHGVVRRESLAELKMEGYYDSLNPADSSVPEGQTDVSASSPLDLKIDPDHSLESIRRSFYLPVGPKLMPEADEEDNSEYDSDSESEPDLSEDSDSPWLLSNLVNKMISEGSYPIKCPDECFQQTHSLCDTISPASDLEPEILSEALDGDPGSRDSPGGAGEPAALPRCQRAIELVDMETLRSSLQRAEDERALGAGTEPAPEPPADEPGPFLFLSNPTNDTIAPVFPGCPVTLDRLGPSEVLATFGCRSGPPRASPRASPGTEAAAATGEPRATVVPPAAGPQDWAVDRDLDSGVLEADDMIDDVRLAPQGQGPDAGSPVLDVSTAKTNRGFTMAYSTDEDEAPYLKGSPFPEDPLRGSFGGELPPAPGALEPRPLDESLAYDSVKYTLVVDEHTQLELVSLRRCTSVLSDDSDLLRTCDRCDLEDEAAFGDGLVAPDAHSSSEDSSPEADLQFSKKFLNVFVNSTSRSSSTESFGLFSCMVNGEEREQTHRAVFRFIPRHEDELELDVDDPILVELEEDDYWYRGYNMRTGERGIFPAFYAHEVVGQARDAIGLKRNPCWVERFNVQFLGSVEVPYHQGNGILCAAMQKIATTRKLTVHLRPPASCDLEITLQGIKLILTVAEYSRDEEFERCSHFFQMKNISFCGCHPRNSCYFGFITKHPVLSRFACHVFVSQESMRHVAECVGRAFQEYYQEHLEYACPTEDIYLE from the exons GCCCCCCCAGGACATCAGCCTGGAGGAGTTCGACGACGAGGACCTGTCGGAGATCACGGACGACTGCGGCATTGGGCTGAACTACGACTCGGACCACTATGAGAAG GACTGCCTGGTGCTGGAGCGCGGCGAGCAGCCGCACCCCGTCTGCACCTTCCAGGATGACTTCCAGGAGTTCGAGATGATCGACGAcaacgaggaggaggaggaggaagaggaggaggaggagggcaacgagctggaaGCTCCACCATCCCCTTCGGCCTCACCTATCCCCTCGCCCGCTCTGGAGGAGACGCAGAAGCACCGACCCACCACCCTCAACCTGATGGCCCCGGGCACCCAG GACTCCCTGAACAACAACGGCAGCTTCCCACCGCCCGCTCACCGCACCACCTGGCAGGATGCCCTTCTccactcctcctcttcctcacacacTG GACACTCGTCTCCCCACGCCTGCATCCAAGACGGACCCTGCCTGGAGAGCCCGAAGGGGCCgagccccgggggggccgggcgggcccCCGCCTCGCTGCAGCCCTCCCCCTTTGACTCGCAAGGCAACAGCCACGAGTCGCTGGCACATGGTAACCCATCGTCCCCAAGAGCTGGGGAAGATTATAACATGAATATCATCTCCTCTGCGCTCCGAGCACCGCACTCCCCGTCGCGCCTCCGCCAGCCGCCCCCTAAACCGTCTCTCTCTCCAACAGGGCCTGCGGCTCCCCCTGGCCCCCGTGCCGACGCCGGCTCACCGCCCCAGCCCCCCGCGGCCACCGacggccgccgcgcccccccaAAGCACGAAGCGGCTGGTGGCCGAGAGAGGCCGGTGCCTGGCGAAGGGGGCGGCCTGGGGGCCGGGAGCCCGGggtcccccgcagccccccgcaaGCAGCCCGGCTCCCCGCGGCCGCAGGAGGAGCCGGTGGCTGGGGCTGAGCGGCACGAGGGGCAGGGTGGCCGGCTGGCGGGTGCCTACGTGTGCCCCGCGGAGCCGCTCAGCTCCGACGGGGAGGGCCCCCAGCCCGGGCGGGCGGCCAGCGTGCGCGGGCACCCCTCGGGCTCCTCGGAGACCACCTCGCCCTCCTCGGACCCTGGCATCGAGGCCGACCTCACCAGCCGGACAGCCAAGCCCTTCCTGCCCGGCGGCCGGCACAGCGAAGACCTCAGCTCACCCGGCTCCGACTCGGATGTGGAGGGGGAGATCGAGGCGGCCTTCGCCGGCGGGCGCCTGGTCAGCAACATGATCTCCTCCATCTCGGAGACGGAGCTGGACCTGAGCAGCGACAGCAGCAGCGGCCGCTCCTCCCACCTCACCAACTCCATCGAGGAGGCCAGTTCACCCACCTCGGAGGCCGAGCTGGAGACGGAGCTGGAGGCCCCCGGCCTGCTGGGCATCAAGGACTCCCTGCTGCTGGACAAGggcaaggaagaggaggaggagacccTGGAGAGGGAGCTGCCGGAGCACGGTGTGGTGAGGCGGGAGAGCCTGGCGGAGCTGAAGATGGAGGGCTACTACGACAGCCTCAACCCGGCCGACTCCTCCGTGCCCGAGGGCCAGACGGACGTCTCCGCCTCCAGCCCCCTGGACCTGAAGATCGACCCGGACCACAGCCTGGAGAGCATCCGGCGCTCCTTCTACCTGCCCGTGGGGCCCAAGCTGATGCCCGAGGCGGACGAGGAGGACAACAGCGAGTACGACTCCGACTCGGAGTCAGAGCCTGACCTGAGTGAGGACTCGGACTCGCCGTGGCTGCTCAGCAACCTTGTCAACAAGATGATCTCGGAGGGCTCCTACCCCATCAAGTGCCCGGACGAGTGCTTCCAGCAGACCCACTCGCTCTGCGACACCATCTCCCCAGCCTCCGACCTGGAGCCCGAGATCCTGAGTGAGGCGCTGGATGGGGACCCCGGCTCGCGGGACTCCCCAGGGGGTGCAGGGGAGCCGGCCGCCCTGCCCCGCTGCCAGCGCGCCATCGAGCTGGTGGACATGGAGACGCTGCGCAGCTCCCTCCAGCGCGCCGAGGACGAGCGGGCCCTGGGGGCTGGCACGGAGCCGGCGCCGGAGCCGCCCGCCGACGAGCCGGGCCCTTTCCTCTTCCTGAGCAACCCCACCAACGACACCATCGCGCCCGTCTTCCCGGGGTGCCCCGTCACCCTCGACAGGCTGGGTCCCTCCGAGGTCCTGGCCACCTTCGGCTGCCGCTCCGGGCCGCCCCGCGCCTCCCCACGCGCCTCCCCCGGCACCGAGGCCGCCGCTGCCACCGGGGAGCCCCGTGCCACCGTGGTGCCGCCGGCCGCCGGCCCGCAGGACTGGGCTGTCGACAGGGATCTGGACTCGGGCGTCCTGGAGGCTGACGACATGATCGATGACGTCCGGTTAGCGCCCCAGGGGCAGGGCCCCGACGCCGGCTCGCCCGTCCTGGACGTCTCCACCGCCAAGACCAACCGCGGCTTCACCATGGCCTACTCCACGGACGAGGACGAGGCGCCTTACCTGAAGGGTTCCCCCTTCCCCGAGGACCCGCTGCGGGGAAGCTTTGGGGGGGAgctgccgcccgcccccgggGCGCTGGAGCCGCGGCCGCTGGACGAGTCCCTGGCCTATGACTCGGTGAAGTACACGCTGGTGGTGGACGAGCACACGCAGCTGGAGCTGGTGAGCCTGCGGCGCTGCACCTCGGTGCTGAGCGATGACAGCGACCTGCTCCGCACCTGCGACCGCTGCGACCTGGAGGACGAGGCGGCTTTCGGGGACGGGCTGGTGGCCCCCGACGCCCACAGCTCCTCCGAGGACTCGTCCCCCGAGGCTGACCTGCAGTTCTCCAAGAAGTTCCTCAACGTCTTTGTCAATAGCACCTCCCGCTCCTCCA gcaCAGAGTCCTTCGGGCTGTTCTCCTGCATGGTGAACGgggaggagcgggagcaaacCCACCGGGCCGTCTTCAG gTTCATCCCCCGGCACGAGGACGAGCTGGAGCTGGACGTGGACGACCCCATCctggtggagctggaggaggatgaCTACTGGTACCGGGGCTACAACATGCGAACGGGGGAGAGGGGCATCTTCCCCGCCTTCTACGCCCACGAGGTCGTCGGCCAAGCCAGGGACGCCATCG GCCTGAAGCGGAACCCGTGCTGGGTGGAGCGGTTCAACGTGCAGTTCCTGGGCTCGGTGGAGGTGCCGTACCACCAAGGCAACGGCATCCTCTGCGCCGCCATGCAGAAG attGCCACCACCAGGAAGCTGACGGTGCATCTGCGCCCGCCGGCCAGCTGCGACCTGGAGATCACGCTGCAGGGCATCAAGCTCATCCTGACCGTCGCCGAGTACAGCCGGGATGAGGAG TTCGAGCGCTGCAGCCACTTCTTCCAGATGAAGAACATCTCCTTCTGCGGGTGCCACCCCCGGAACAGctg CTACTTTGGGTTCATCACCAAGCACCCGGTGCTGAGCCGCTTCGCCTGCCACGTCTTCGTCTCCCAGGAATCCATGCGGCACGTCGCCGAGTGCGTCGG ACGAGCGTTTCAGGAATATTACCAGGAGCACCTGGAGTACGCCTGCCCCACAGAGGACATTTACCTGGAGTAG